In Buchnera aphidicola (Lipaphis pseudobrassicae), a genomic segment contains:
- the glyS gene encoding glycine--tRNA ligase subunit beta, whose amino-acid sequence MKEQTLLIEIGTEELPSRFLHKISSCFFENVKKDLKYYNFSYKKIKYFFTPRRLALTILDIDTSDKTFNINKKGPSILDSYDKNGRPTNIANNWAKHCGININEASCLKNKKGEWLVFKKIQKREKIEILLPEIIETALKKISIPKSMRWEFTNQKFSRPIRNIVMLLDNQIIKGRVFNIRSNNLLQNHLCYREKRIKIDSAQEYPSILFKKNNIIANYETRKKNIIENINFIAKKINGFIKYRTELLEEITNLVESPIAYLASFEKIFLNIPKKILIYTIEKQQKCFPIYDIENNLLPYFIFICNINSKDSKNIILGYERVMYARLSDAAFFFHKDRTTKLENYLMSLRNVLFQDGLGSLYEKTIRIQLLVNWISKYSNFNQKDSNRAALLSKCDLVTNMVCEFPELQGTVGMYYALADKEKKDIAIALEEQYLPSFSNDKLPCTLIGCSLSIADKIDTLSGMFFIGNIPTSNKDPFGLKRLTIGIFRIITENNILLDLHDLIKKSISLYNKESIKYSTVYDSIINFFMVRLLYWYKEKKYNINIIKSVLSCQLTQLIDIEKRIQALSFFQKLNDSKSIILSIKRIAHILDKQTENISGDVNTKLIKQVEEIKLFDHIKKFDFITNNLFFEKKYQEILLQIKELEIPINNFFDNIKIYDSNLEIRKNRLILLNKLMKILSKITNFSYLY is encoded by the coding sequence ATGAAAGAACAAACATTATTAATTGAAATTGGAACAGAAGAGCTTCCATCTAGATTTCTTCATAAAATATCCTCATGTTTTTTTGAAAATGTTAAAAAAGATCTAAAATATTACAATTTTTCATATAAAAAAATTAAATATTTTTTTACACCAAGAAGACTTGCATTAACAATTTTAGATATTGATACAAGTGATAAAACATTTAATATTAATAAAAAAGGTCCATCTATACTTGATTCTTATGATAAAAATGGAAGACCAACAAATATTGCTAATAATTGGGCAAAACACTGTGGTATTAATATAAATGAAGCCAGTTGTTTAAAAAATAAAAAAGGTGAATGGTTGGTATTTAAAAAAATACAAAAAAGAGAAAAAATCGAAATTTTACTTCCCGAAATAATTGAAACAGCATTAAAAAAAATTTCTATACCAAAGTCTATGCGATGGGAATTTACTAATCAAAAATTCTCCAGACCTATTCGAAATATTGTAATGTTGTTAGATAATCAAATTATTAAAGGAAGAGTCTTTAATATTCGTTCTAATAATTTACTCCAAAATCATCTTTGTTATAGAGAAAAACGAATAAAAATTGATAGTGCACAAGAATATCCATCAATTCTGTTTAAGAAGAATAATATTATCGCTAATTATGAAACTAGAAAAAAAAATATTATTGAAAATATTAATTTTATAGCAAAAAAAATCAATGGTTTTATAAAATATCGTACCGAATTACTTGAAGAAATCACTAATTTAGTAGAATCACCTATAGCATATTTAGCCAGTTTTGAAAAAATATTCCTTAATATACCAAAAAAAATATTAATATATACTATAGAAAAACAACAAAAATGTTTTCCAATATATGATATAGAAAATAATTTACTTCCATATTTTATTTTTATTTGTAACATTAATTCAAAAGATTCAAAAAACATTATTTTGGGTTATGAAAGAGTTATGTATGCAAGACTTTCAGACGCTGCATTTTTTTTCCATAAAGACAGAACAACAAAACTGGAAAATTATCTTATGTCTTTAAGAAATGTTTTATTTCAAGATGGTTTAGGATCATTATATGAAAAAACAATTCGAATACAGTTGCTTGTAAACTGGATTTCTAAATATAGTAATTTTAATCAAAAAGACTCTAACAGAGCAGCACTTTTATCAAAGTGTGACTTAGTTACTAATATGGTATGTGAATTTCCAGAATTACAAGGTACAGTAGGTATGTACTATGCTTTAGCAGACAAGGAAAAAAAAGATATCGCAATTGCTCTTGAAGAACAATATTTACCATCTTTTTCAAATGATAAATTACCGTGTACCCTTATAGGTTGTTCATTATCTATTGCTGATAAAATAGATACATTATCAGGAATGTTTTTTATTGGAAATATTCCAACTTCAAATAAAGATCCCTTTGGACTGAAACGTTTGACTATAGGAATATTTCGTATTATTACCGAAAATAATATTTTATTAGATTTACATGATTTAATTAAAAAAAGTATTTCTTTATATAATAAAGAATCTATTAAATATTCAACTGTATATGATAGTATAATTAATTTTTTTATGGTTAGATTATTATATTGGTACAAAGAGAAGAAATATAACATTAATATCATTAAATCAGTATTATCATGTCAACTAACACAACTAATAGATATTGAAAAAAGAATACAAGCTTTATCGTTCTTTCAGAAATTAAATGATTCAAAGTCAATTATATTATCTATAAAAAGAATAGCTCACATTTTAGATAAACAAACTGAAAACATTTCTGGAGACGTTAACACTAAATTAATAAAACAAGTAGAAGAAATAAAACTATTTGATCATATTAAAAAATTTGATTTTATTACAAATAATTTATTTTTCGAAAAAAAATATCAAGAAATTTTATTACAAATAAAAGAACTAGAAATACCTATAAATAATTTTTTTGATAACATTAAAATATATGACTCTAATTTAGAAATTAGAAAAAATAGACTAATTTTATTAAATAAATTAATGAAAATTTTATCAAAAATAACAAATTTTT
- the folE gene encoding GTP cyclohydrolase I FolE — MIRFSKEANLAHNTLLKRNLENPILKEYNDINEKERELLIARHIHKIMILLQLDITNDSLKKTPDRISKMYINEIFSGLNYKNFPKITFVDNKLNSNEMILVKNIVLISTCEHHFITINGKATVAYIPKNKIIGLSKINRIVQFYSKRPQIQERLTKQILIVLQVLLETENVAIIVEMEHFCVKARGVCDVNSNTITSSFGGLFYSNKNIRDDFFLHKNTI; from the coding sequence ATGATAAGATTTAGTAAAGAAGCTAATTTAGCTCATAATACATTGTTAAAAAGAAATTTAGAAAATCCTATTTTAAAAGAATACAATGATATAAATGAAAAAGAAAGAGAATTATTAATTGCTAGACATATACATAAAATTATGATTTTATTGCAGTTAGATATAACAAATGATAGTTTAAAAAAAACACCAGATCGTATATCAAAAATGTACATTAATGAAATATTTTCTGGATTGAATTATAAAAACTTCCCTAAAATTACATTTGTAGATAATAAATTGAATAGCAATGAAATGATTTTGGTTAAAAACATAGTTTTAATTAGCACTTGTGAACATCACTTTATTACTATTAATGGAAAAGCTACTGTAGCATATATTCCTAAAAATAAAATTATCGGTTTATCTAAAATAAATAGAATTGTTCAATTTTATTCTAAAAGACCTCAAATACAAGAACGTTTGACTAAGCAAATATTGATTGTATTACAAGTTTTATTAGAAACCGAAAATGTTGCAATTATTGTAGAAATGGAACATTTTTGTGTTAAAGCACGTGGAGTTTGTGATGTTAATAGCAATACTATTACATCTTCTTTTGGAGGTCTATTTTACTCTAATAAAAATATTCGTGATGATTTTTTTTTACATAAAAATACTATTTAA
- the nfo gene encoding deoxyribonuclease IV, translating to MKYIGAHVSSSGGLEKAVLRAVEIKATAFSFFTRNQRQWFSPLLKQEKIDTFKKFCIKYKFKPQQILPHSSYLINLGHPIDILLEKSRLAFIDEIVRCDQLGLIFLNFHPGSHLNKITEIDCLERISKSINIALEKTKNVIAVIENTAGQGTNVGYCFEQISMIINNINDKSRIGVCLDTCHLFSSGYDLRTLNDCENTFNKFNNLIGLKYLKGIHLNDSKKSFNSRVDRHESLGLGKIGTLAFKWIIRNKNFYNIPIILETINPSIWEKEIFWLRSHK from the coding sequence ATGAAATATATTGGTGCCCATGTTAGTTCTTCTGGTGGTTTAGAAAAAGCAGTTTTACGTGCTGTTGAAATCAAAGCAACAGCATTTTCATTTTTTACTAGAAATCAACGCCAATGGTTTTCTCCTTTATTAAAACAAGAAAAAATAGATACATTTAAAAAATTTTGTATTAAGTATAAATTTAAACCTCAACAAATTTTACCTCATAGTAGTTATTTAATTAATTTAGGTCATCCAATTGATATATTGTTAGAAAAATCCCGTCTTGCTTTTATCGATGAAATAGTTCGATGTGATCAACTAGGTTTAATTTTTTTAAATTTTCATCCAGGAAGTCATTTAAATAAAATTACTGAAATTGATTGTTTGGAAAGAATATCTAAATCAATAAATATAGCTTTAGAAAAAACAAAAAATGTAATTGCCGTTATAGAAAACACTGCAGGACAAGGAACTAACGTTGGGTATTGTTTTGAACAAATATCTATGATCATTAATAATATTAATGACAAATCTAGAATTGGAGTTTGTCTTGATACCTGTCATTTATTTTCTTCAGGTTATGATTTACGTACTTTAAACGATTGTGAAAATACATTTAATAAATTTAATAATTTAATAGGACTTAAATATTTAAAAGGTATTCATTTAAATGATTCTAAAAAATCGTTTAACAGTCGAGTTGATCGTCATGAAAGCTTAGGATTAGGAAAAATAGGAACGTTAGCATTCAAATGGATTATAAGAAATAAAAATTTTTATAATATTCCAATTATCTTAGAAACTATCAATCCTTCAATATGGGAAAAAGAAATTTTTTGGTTAAGATCGCACAAATAA
- the rplY gene encoding 50S ribosomal protein L25, with product MLIVNAEKRTKQGKSFSRKLRIYNKLPGVLYGFKKSEILLILDHNSVFNLQEKVNFYKENLCLIIDKNKYEVKVQSVQRHSFKLKLLHIDFLYV from the coding sequence ATGCTAATAGTTAATGCAGAAAAAAGAACTAAACAAGGAAAAAGTTTTAGTAGAAAATTACGTATTTATAATAAACTTCCAGGGGTGTTATATGGATTCAAGAAAAGTGAAATTCTACTTATACTAGATCATAACTCTGTTTTTAACTTACAGGAAAAAGTGAATTTTTATAAAGAAAATTTATGTTTAATTATTGATAAAAATAAGTATGAAGTAAAAGTTCAATCTGTTCAAAGACATTCGTTTAAATTAAAATTATTACATATTGATTTTTTATATGTTTGA
- a CDS encoding DedA family protein, whose protein sequence is MESWLTAFITQSLAYSLIVVGIVSFLESLALVGLLLPGIILMASLGTLIGDGRLSFYPAWISGTIGCLLGDWVSYYIGLYFKNWLSNFRLLKKNQKLFNKTKYILHKHSMLAIIVGRFIGPTRPLIPMVSGMLKLPVKKFILPSIIGCVLWPPVYFFPGIVTGITINIPQNSNNDYFKWFLLIIFILIWVSIWSVSKWWKMKKNHTNNTSVFLTRKKIKWIAIITVFLGISSLVAIQFHPTMLIFRKIFIAILSGAI, encoded by the coding sequence ATGGAATCTTGGTTAACCGCTTTCATTACTCAATCTTTAGCTTATTCCTTGATAGTAGTAGGTATAGTTTCTTTTTTAGAATCTCTTGCATTAGTTGGACTCTTACTTCCAGGAATTATTTTAATGGCTTCATTAGGTACATTAATAGGTGATGGAAGGCTATCATTTTATCCTGCTTGGATATCCGGTACCATTGGATGTTTACTAGGAGATTGGGTTTCATATTATATTGGATTATATTTTAAAAATTGGTTATCTAATTTTAGATTGTTAAAGAAAAATCAAAAATTATTTAATAAAACTAAATATATTTTACATAAACATAGTATGTTAGCAATTATTGTTGGACGTTTTATAGGACCAACTAGACCACTAATACCAATGGTATCTGGTATGTTAAAATTGCCTGTAAAAAAATTTATTTTACCTAGTATTATTGGATGTGTATTATGGCCTCCAGTATATTTTTTTCCTGGAATAGTAACGGGCATAACAATCAATATACCTCAAAATTCTAACAATGATTATTTTAAGTGGTTTTTATTAATCATTTTTATCTTAATATGGGTTTCGATATGGTCAGTATCAAAATGGTGGAAAATGAAAAAAAATCATACTAATAATACCTCTGTTTTTTTAACAAGAAAGAAGATTAAATGGATAGCTATCATAACAGTTTTTTTGGGCATTTCTAGTTTAGTAGCTATACAGTTTCATCCTACAATGCTTATTTTTAGAAAAATTTTTATTGCTATATTATCAGGAGCAATTTAA
- a CDS encoding peptidylprolyl isomerase: MKAYIFIILYIFNCTFYVCAEDLKIDQIRAIVNDQVILNSDVNKLVSLLEKKGKNFQIPLKNNFLEDKITEKLIIDALILEESKKLNIIVTKEQVNNVIRDIALKKNISVNQLKHQIEINDNFSYQDYLENIKKLLKIKFVENYEVSKRVNISDNEVNFLFKKIIKKNKYLKKINLSYIFLPLSNKKSSIFFENYKQLVEDMVKKLKSGCNFNKLYEEYKKNNTDFLAKKNFWTHLFHLKKKFSNSFNNIKKSQILGPFLRHNGFYILKINDIINNEENIITEFYVQHCLIKPSVLFSELAAKNSVFNIYKNIKNGIYSFDYAVKNFSQDIYSSNKKGNLGWISKEFFNKNFTKKLLYLKQNEISEPIKSKLGWHIIKILKKRKIDKFYSLKRNYAYNILFTQKILSEKQNWIQDLKNSSYIKIIE; the protein is encoded by the coding sequence ATGAAAGCATATATTTTTATAATTTTATATATTTTTAATTGTACATTTTACGTATGTGCGGAAGATCTTAAAATAGATCAAATTAGAGCTATTGTTAATGATCAAGTTATATTAAATAGTGATGTTAATAAGCTTGTTTCTTTACTTGAAAAAAAAGGTAAAAATTTTCAAATACCTTTAAAAAATAATTTTTTAGAAGATAAAATTACTGAAAAGTTAATTATAGATGCTTTGATACTAGAAGAATCAAAAAAATTAAATATTATAGTAACTAAAGAACAAGTAAATAATGTTATTAGAGACATTGCTTTGAAAAAGAATATTAGTGTAAATCAATTAAAACATCAAATTGAAATTAATGATAATTTTTCTTATCAAGATTATTTAGAAAATATTAAAAAGTTATTAAAAATTAAATTTGTAGAAAATTATGAAGTTAGTAAACGTGTTAATATTTCAGACAATGAAGTAAATTTTTTATTTAAAAAAATCATTAAAAAAAATAAATATTTAAAAAAAATAAATTTAAGTTATATTTTTTTACCCTTGTCAAACAAAAAATCTAGTATTTTTTTCGAAAATTATAAACAATTAGTAGAAGATATGGTGAAGAAACTTAAATCAGGTTGTAATTTTAATAAATTATATGAAGAATACAAAAAAAATAATACGGATTTTTTAGCAAAAAAAAATTTCTGGACACATCTTTTTCATTTAAAAAAAAAGTTTTCTAATTCTTTTAATAATATCAAAAAAAGTCAAATATTAGGTCCTTTTTTAAGACATAATGGATTTTATATTTTAAAGATTAACGATATCATTAATAATGAAGAAAATATTATAACCGAGTTTTATGTGCAACATTGCTTAATAAAGCCATCTGTTTTATTTAGTGAATTAGCAGCAAAAAATAGTGTTTTTAATATATATAAAAATATTAAAAATGGAATTTATAGTTTTGATTATGCTGTTAAAAACTTTTCTCAGGATATTTATTCTTCAAATAAAAAAGGTAATTTAGGATGGATTTCAAAAGAATTTTTTAATAAAAATTTTACTAAAAAATTATTATACCTTAAACAAAATGAGATAAGTGAACCTATCAAATCCAAACTTGGTTGGCATATTATTAAAATATTAAAAAAACGAAAAATAGATAAATTTTATTCTTTAAAAAGAAATTATGCTTATAATATTTTATTTACTCAGAAAATATTGTCAGAAAAACAAAATTGGATACAAGATCTTAAAAATTCTTCTTATATAAAAATTATAGAATAA
- the rsmA gene encoding 16S rRNA (adenine(1518)-N(6)/adenine(1519)-N(6))-dimethyltransferase RsmA, which produces MIMKSFYKHLPIKRYGQNFLINKNTIQSIIKQINPKLKQTLVEIGPGLAALTEPMCMLLDKLIVIEIDSNLLKLLKKRSFYSKLIVFYKDALTFNYIDLFYQNHGLIRIFGNLPYNISTSLILYLFQQITVVQDMNFMLQKEVAERLVACPGNKSYGRLSIISQYYCSIKVLLNISPKDFWPIPKVYSVFVNLTPHINSPYFVYDVNILSLITNIAFQNRRKMLRHSLNKLFSEKTLIKLEINPELRAENISILQYCKLSNYLHKTRNRILKKI; this is translated from the coding sequence ATGATCATGAAAAGTTTTTATAAACATCTTCCTATTAAAAGATATGGACAGAATTTTCTTATTAATAAAAATACAATACAAAGTATTATTAAACAAATAAATCCTAAACTTAAACAAACGTTAGTAGAAATTGGACCTGGATTAGCTGCTTTAACAGAGCCAATGTGTATGTTATTAGATAAATTAATTGTAATTGAAATCGATTCAAATTTATTAAAATTATTAAAAAAACGTTCGTTTTACTCGAAACTAATAGTTTTTTATAAAGATGCTTTAACTTTTAATTATATAGATTTATTTTATCAAAATCATGGATTAATTAGAATTTTTGGTAATTTACCATACAATATTTCTACATCTTTAATTTTGTATTTATTTCAACAAATTACAGTTGTTCAAGATATGAATTTCATGTTGCAAAAAGAAGTTGCTGAAAGATTAGTAGCTTGTCCTGGAAATAAATCTTATGGTCGTTTGAGTATTATATCTCAATATTACTGTAGTATTAAAGTTTTATTAAATATTAGTCCAAAAGATTTTTGGCCTATTCCTAAGGTGTATTCTGTTTTTGTCAATTTAACTCCTCATATCAATTCTCCCTACTTTGTTTATGATGTTAATATTTTGAGCCTTATTACAAATATCGCATTTCAGAATAGAAGGAAAATGTTACGTCATAGTTTAAATAAACTATTTTCTGAAAAAACATTAATAAAATTAGAAATTAATCCAGAATTAAGAGCAGAAAACATCTCTATTCTACAATATTGTAAACTATCTAATTATTTACATAAAACAAGAAATAGAATTTTAAAAAAAATTTGA
- a CDS encoding symmetrical bis(5'-nucleosyl)-tetraphosphatase codes for MSTYFTSDIHGCYKEFRLLLKKSSFNPKKDYLWIAGDLVSRGRDSLKVLRYLYSLSLKRRVEIVLGNHDLNLIAVYSGIKKNKEENFFDELLSSSDIDKLINWLRCQNILKVDKNRKIIMSHAGISPQWDINIAEKYALKIKEFLSHDSYSLFLESMYSNKVMFWDVNLHQLDRLRYSINAFTRMRYCYPNGKLNLFYKQSPNVVKYPLQPWFFIQNNIPKDYSVFFGHWSSLKGTYVPKPFISLDSGCCWGEKITMFRWEDKKIFSQKYLS; via the coding sequence ATGAGTACTTATTTTACTAGTGATATTCATGGTTGCTATAAAGAATTTAGACTGTTATTAAAAAAATCTTCTTTTAATCCTAAAAAAGATTATTTATGGATTGCAGGAGATTTAGTATCTAGAGGTCGTGATTCTCTTAAAGTTTTAAGATATCTTTATTCATTATCATTAAAAAGAAGAGTGGAAATAGTTCTTGGCAATCATGATTTAAATTTAATTGCAGTATATTCCGGTATAAAAAAAAATAAAGAGGAAAATTTTTTTGATGAGCTTCTTTCATCTTCAGATATTGATAAATTAATAAATTGGCTACGTTGTCAAAATATTTTAAAAGTTGATAAAAATCGAAAAATAATAATGTCACATGCTGGCATTAGTCCACAATGGGATATTAATATTGCAGAGAAATACGCTTTAAAAATTAAAGAGTTTTTATCGCATGATAGTTATTCTTTATTTTTAGAATCGATGTATAGTAATAAAGTGATGTTTTGGGATGTAAATTTACATCAATTAGATCGATTACGATATAGTATAAATGCTTTCACAAGAATGAGATATTGTTATCCTAACGGTAAATTAAATTTATTTTATAAACAATCTCCTAATGTTGTTAAATATCCATTACAACCATGGTTTTTTATTCAAAATAATATTCCAAAAGATTACTCTGTTTTTTTTGGTCATTGGTCAAGTTTAAAGGGAACTTATGTACCTAAGCCTTTTATTTCTCTAGATTCTGGTTGTTGCTGGGGTGAAAAAATTACTATGTTTAGATGGGAAGATAAAAAAATATTTTCTCAAAAGTATTTATCTTGA
- the folA gene encoding type 3 dihydrofolate reductase — MNISLIAAVSSNLVIGYNNKIPWYIPEDLKWFKKHTINKSVIMGRLTWESIGKPLLMRHNIVISKNKIEKKGIISVNSISKAIISAKYAQEIMVIGGAQIYKNMLFYANKLYLTHIDAHIIGDAYFPKYKMFPNWKRLFKKKYIKNEKNPYNYYFEILSR; from the coding sequence ATAAATATAAGTTTAATTGCTGCTGTTTCCAGTAATTTAGTAATTGGATATAATAATAAAATACCTTGGTATATACCAGAAGATTTAAAATGGTTTAAAAAACATACAATAAATAAAAGTGTTATTATGGGTCGTTTAACTTGGGAATCAATAGGAAAACCTTTATTAATGCGTCATAATATAGTTATTAGCAAAAATAAAATAGAAAAAAAAGGTATTATTTCAGTCAATTCAATATCTAAAGCAATCATTTCCGCAAAATATGCACAAGAAATTATGGTTATTGGAGGAGCTCAAATATATAAAAACATGTTATTTTATGCTAACAAATTATATTTGACTCACATAGATGCTCATATCATTGGTGATGCTTATTTTCCTAAATATAAAATGTTTCCAAACTGGAAAAGATTATTTAAAAAAAAATACATTAAAAATGAAAAAAATCCTTATAATTATTATTTTGAAATTTTATCAAGATAA